The DNA window ACCGGGCGGGTCAAGAAAGCCGTGCTGGTCAGCGCGGTGCCACCGCTGATGCTGAAAACCGAAGACAATCCGCAGGGCCTTCCAATCGAAGTATTCGATGGCCTGCGCCAGGCGTCGCTGGAGAACCGCTCGCAACTGTATCTGGATCTGGCATCCGGTCCCTTCTTCGGCTTCAACCGCGCCGATGCGCAGCCCTCCCAAGGCCTGATAAATTCATTCTGGGTCCAGGGCATGCAAGGGGGACACAAGAATACCTACGACTCGATCGCCGCATTCTCCGCCACCGACTTCCGCGAAGACCTGCAAAAGTTCGATATTCCCACCCTGGTGATCCATGGGGACGATGACCAGGTCGTCCCGATCGATACTTCTGGGCGTGCCTCGGCCGCCTTGATCAGCGACTCGGAGCTGATCGTTTACCCCGGCGCCCCCCATGGCCTGACCGACACCCACAAAGAAAGGCTCAACCAGGACCTGCTCACCTTTCTCAAGCGTTGATCGGCCGCTTTACGCGGCTGCTCGCACCATCAGCAGAGCCTGGCGCAAAAGCGGGGCCATCCGTCGCTCAGCGCAGATCGACCAGCACCCGGACCGACGGGGGCGTTGCGAATCCCGCAGCGCCCCCGGCTGCTCTGCGGCAGACGACCGCGGCGGGAGCGCCGGAATCCAGCGCCAGGAAAAAGTCAGCCCGCTGGGCTATGGTAGATCCAAGCCATCGGCTATCAGCCTGTCGATGGCAGGTTTTCGATCCATGGAAAGGCTCGACAGCGATTTGAAACATCGCCACTCGCGACGATCGATCCCCACTTGCTGCCATCGCATTCTTCGTACGGGAGCCCACCATGCCGATGCTGTTCGACGCAATGATTCCGGCCTTTATCGTTATATTCACGATAGTGATCATGGAATGCATCGCTACAGCGGTTCATAAATACATCATGCATGGTTGGGGATGGGGCTGGCATAAGTCGCACCATGAACAGCATGATCACGTATTCGAAAAAAACGATCTTTTTGCCTTGGCCTTTTCCGCACTCGCCATCGTCCTGTTCATCATCGGGATGTACAACTGGGTCATCTGGTGGATAGCGATCGGCGTCACCGCCTACGGGGCCATTTACTTTCTCATGCATGATGTGCTGGTGCATCGCAGATGGGGACCCGTCTATTTACCTCGCAAAGGTTACTTGAAACGCATTTATCAGGCCCATCGGCTACATCATGTCAAGAACACCCGAACGGGCTGCGTCTCTTTCGGTTTCATTTATGCCAAGCCGATCGACAAGCTGCTGAAGAACCTGCGTATCGAGCGTAAGGGGCATCGTTCCACCCGACGAAGATAAATGAACGAGCGCTTACCACGCCCTATTGTTCCTACTCCACTACTACAAGCTGATTTAAGCTGAGAAAGCGTGCTTTCCAGAGCCGCTGCTATGCTGTATCCACGCTCGGGTGCAAGGAGCACCGATGAAGACCCATCAAGGAGAGGCCGTGATGACAGCGCGAGCAACCGCCCGCCCTTTGCCGCTTCAGAAATTCGAAGACGATCTCGTCGCCACCATGTGGCTAGGTCTCGATGAGGGCGCCGAAGCCATCGACAGTGGGCACCTGATCGCTGCGTTGACTCATCATATCAACGGTGGGGGAAGCAGGATTCGCGCTCGCCTCGCCCACCACTGCGCGCTGCAACTGATGATCGAAGAGCCTGATGCGCTGCGGTTGGCCGCGCTTTGCGAGCTTTTGCACAGCGCCTCTTTGATCCATGACGACCTTTCCGATCATGCCCAGATACGTCGCGAAGTACCCAGCGTGAACCATGCCTTCGGGGAGGATACGGCGCTTTGCCTGGGCGATCTTTTCATCAGCGCGGCATATGCGATGGCCGCACGGCTCGAGCGCGCCGACTTGCCGCTGGCCGCGCTGCTGCAACTGATCCATCGCGCCATCACCTTGACCATCCATGGCCAGCTATCGGCATCACTGTCGAGCTCTAAACCCAAGCTCGAGCATTCGATTGCCGCGGCCTGCGCCAAGACCGCGCCGCTTTTTTCCCTGGCGCTGGAGCTGCCCCTCTTGGTGGCCGGTGAACGCAAGGCACAACCGCTCGCGCGCCGTGCCTGCGAACACTTCGCCCTCGCCTATCAATTGCTCGATGATCTTGACGATTACGATGACGACATGGCACTGGACCCGGAGCGGGGCAATGGAAACCTGGTGCGTAGTTTCGAACGTGAACTGCCGGGCAGTGCCAAGGAGCACGCGACGACGCTGCTGCATCAATGCCTGGGCCAAGCGAGCGCCGAGGCGGACCTGCTGCCGCACGGCATCGGCGGCGGACTGAAAAGCGCTGTACAACAGCTGGCGGCTACGGCTTTGCATCGCACCCACCAGAGCGCATACGCATGAGCCGAGCGCTGGTGATCGGCGCAGGCTTCGGGGGTATGGCGGCGGCTCTCAGGGCTCGTGCCAAAGGCTACGAGGTGACCTTGATCGAGCGCTGTGAACGGCTCGGCGGCCGCGCCCAGGTATTCGAGCAGGACGGCTATCGTTTCGATGCCGGACCGACGGTGATCACCGCGCCCTTCCTGATCGAAGAGTTGTTCTCCCTATTCGGGGAACGATTGGAAGATTCGCTCGAGATGATCGCCCTGGATACCTGGTATGCGTTTCGGTTTCCCGACGGCGATCGCTTCGCCTACGGTGCCGACATGAGCCGCACCGAGGCACAGATCGCGAGGATCTCTCCGCCAGACGTCGAGGGCTATCACCGCCTGATGGAAACATCGCGCGAGATATTCGAACTTGGGTTCGAGCAGCTGGCCGCACGCCCTTTCGACCGTTTTACCACCATGACCGCGCAAGTGCCGGCACTGTTGAAGCTACGCAGCTACAAAAGCGTATGGGGCTTGGTCGCCGACCATATCAAGCACCAGAAACTGCGCGAGGCGTTCACCATCTCCCCACTGCTGGTCGGCGGCCATCCGTTTCGTACCACCAGCATCTATGCGTTGATCCTCTATCTCGAACGCAAATGGGGAGTGCATTTCCCGCGCGGCGGCACCGGGGCGCTGGTCGATGCGCTCGCATCACTGATCACCCGACAGGGCATTACGGTACGAACCGGCACCACCGTCCGGCGCATCCTGGTACGACATGGCCGCGCCATTGGCGTCGAGCTCGAGGACGGCGAGCGTCTAGAGGCGGACGAGGTGATCAGCGATGTCGACCCAACCTACCTCTACACCCAAATGCTCGATGTGGTGGCGCCGTCGGCAAGGCTGAAACTTCGCGTCGCCGACTACTCGATGGGCCTGTTCGTGCTCTATTTCGGCACCAACCGCCAATGGCCCGAGATCGACCACCACACGATCTCGCTGGGCCCGCGCTACCGCGGCCTGCTCGACGACATTTTCATTCACCGTAGGCTCGCACCGGATTTTTCGCTCTACCTGCATCGTCCCACCGCCACCGACGCCAGTTTCGCTCCCGCAGGCCACGACGCTTTCTACGTGCTCGTTCCGGTGCCCAACCTGCTGGGCAACGTCGATTGGCACGCCGAGAAGGAGCGCTTCGCCGAGCGGATCATCGCGGCGCTCGACGCCACCCTGCTGCCGGGCCTGCGGGAGAGCCTGACCGTGCAGTTCTCGATGACCCCCTTGGACTTCGAGCAGCGCTACCTGAGTCGGCACGGCAGCGGCTTTTCGATCGCGCCGCGCTTCAGGCAGTCGGCATGGTTCCGCTTTCACAATCGCGCCGAGGGTCTCGAGCATCTATACCTCGTAGGTGCGGGAACCCACCCTGGCGCTGGAGTGCCGGGGGTCCTGTCGAGCGCCAAGCTGGTCGGTGAACTGCTGCCGGAGGCATCATGAACGACCAAGAGAGAGTGGATGCCGATGACGCCCTGGCCACGCTCGGACGACACGGCAAGTCGTTTCGCTTCGCGAGCCTTCTGATGCCAAAGCGCGATGCCGAGGATGCCGCCCGGCTCTACACGGTCTGCCGCCACATCGACGATCTCGCCGACGAGTCCGAGCCCACCGCCCGGCCGGCCGCACTGGCGCGACTTGCACGAATACGCCAGGAGTTGACCGCCGGCGCAGCGGTCACCGACCCGCTGGCAGTGGTCCTTCACCAGCTCGCCGAGCGTCGCGGCATCGACCTCGACGCGGCGGACCATCTGATCTCGGCGATGATCTCGGACGCCGAGCGACCGGCGCTGATCGAGGATAGCGCCGCATTGATACGCTATTGCTATGGAGCCGCGGGCAGTGTCGGCGTGATGATGGCACCGCTGGTCGACGCGCCTCGCCATGCGCAGCCGTTCGCCGTCGATCTGGGACTTGCCATGCAGATGACCAACATCGCGCGCGACATCGCAGAAGACGCAGCGATGGGGCGCCGCTACCTGCCAGCGAGCTGGGTCGATGGGCTGTCGCCCGAGCGCATACTCACCGGCCGTGAAGAGCCGACGATTCGCGCCATCGTCTCCAGTGCCATGGCAAGGCTGCTCGACCTGGCGGAGTGCTACTACGCCAGCGCCGCCGAGGGAATCCAAGCCATCCCAGGCCGCAACCGGGTAGCGATCAGGGTCGCGGCGGTGGTCTATCGCCAGATCGGCCTCGAACTCGCCGCCACCCAGCACAACTGGTGGCAGGGACGCATGCGGATCGGCATCGCCGGCAAGCTGCGCTGCACGCTGAGCGATACGCTCGGGCGCCGCGGTATACGTCCGCGCGGCGTACCCCATGATCCCCTGTTGCACCGTGTGATCGCGGGCAGGCCGGGATGCGCAGCAGCGCCCGAATGAACCTCGATGCCGAAGTGCTGATCCTCGGCGGCGGCTGCGCCGGGCTTTCCCTCGCTTACCGCCTGGCGAACCAGCCCGGTTCGCCGACGGTGATACTCATCGAAGCACGACGTCGCTACGTCAACGACCGCACCTGGTGCGGCTGGCGCATCGAACCGCATCCGTTCGCCCACTGCCTGGTCACCCAATGGCATACGCTGCGACTGCGCGATACCGGGCGCGAGATCGAGTTCAACTGCGCCGACTATCCCTATGAAATGATCGACGCCGGATGCTTCTATACGAGCTGCCTGTCGCGAATCGATGCGGCGGGGCACATCGAGCGGCGCGTCGGCCGGGTGGCGGGAGTGGATGCCCACCGCAGCCACCTGGAGGTGAGCTTGGAGAATGGGTCGCGGCTGCGAGGACGCTGGGTAGTGGATACCCTGCCCCGCCCGGCGCGTCTGGTGGCCCCCTGGCGCTGGCAGGATTTCGCCGGACTGGAAGTGTCGTCGCCTCGCCTCGAGGACACAGAGCCGACACTGATGGACTTCTCGATCAAAAGCGAGATCGCCGAACCCGACCAGCTCGATTTCCTCTATCGCTTGCCCATCGCGCCCGGCCGGACACTGTTCGAATGGACTCGCTTCGCCCGTCCGGCAAGCGACCCCCATCTGCTCGAACAAGCCCTGCACCGCTACCTCGACCAGCTGCTCGACGGCGACTACCGCGTCCTGCGCCACGAACACGGCAGCCTGCCGATGGCGCCGCCGAGCGGCAGGCCCAGCCGCGCCGGCGGCCGTCACATCCTCGCTGGCGCCTACGCCGGCGCCATGCGCGCATCGACCGGATACGCTTTCCACGCCATCCAGCGCTGGAGCGACCACTGCGCCAGCGCCCTGTCACGCGGAGAAGCGCCCCGGCCGGCCCCGTCACGACGCGCCATCGCGGCGCTCGACCGCATCTTCATGACCGCGCTGGAGCGTCATCCCCCCGACGCCGCCGCACTCTTCTGCCAACTCTTCGAACGCTGCCCCAGCGATGCGCTGGTACGCTTTCTCGCCGGCCATCCGTCACTCTCGGACGTCGGACGGGTGATCAATTCGCTGCCCAAACTCCCCCTACTCACCGCGGCGCTCGCAAGCGTAGTGCCGAATTCGAAATCACCACGCTAGCCACCGGCTCGTTGCTCGCCGGCTCACCATGAACGGAAGCGGAACTCGGCACCCACCCACCCCGTTCGTCCCGCGCGGCGTCGCTGTGCGCTGCGGTCATGCAAGCTCGTCGGTCCAGGGCGCTATGCTGGTGGTCTGCTCCCAGCTGAGCTCACCGAGTGCGCCCATCGCGAACAGCGCGGCGCGGCAGTGCGTTCGATGCTCGCCCAGCGGTACGGGCGTGCCGTGATGGCGATAACCGGTGAGGAACGGCGCTCGACAATCGGCGGGAACCACCATCTCCAGCAGTGCCCAATCGAATTCTACCGGCGCCCATACCAGCGCCTCCCAATCGATCCAGAAAGCGCCGCTCTCGCCGACCACGAACTGGTCCGCACGCAGGTCGAGCAGGCAGGGTACCGCGCTGGTGACGCGGGCAGGTTCGCATGCGATCAAGCGTGCGAGGCCGTCGGGGAGGCGTCGGTGCGAAAGGCGCTCACCAAGATAGCGCTGCAGCCGAGATGGCCACTGCGCGAGCGAGTGCTGCGGCTGCAAAGGGCAGCCGAAGTGATTGGCGCGGCGACGGTGCAGCCGACCGCACTGTTGACCCAGTCGTGCGGCGAAACCCGGCGTCCACTCGGGGGGCGCACCTGCACACCATGGTTGGGCCCAGAGCGGTGCCCCATCGAGCCGACCGAGCCAACGCATCGGTAGCGGGGGCATCGGCAGGTCCATCGGCAAGCCGTCGAGGCTTCGCGCGAGTCCAGGCCCGACCCGCCAACGGTCGAGCCCGAACAGCGCCTTCGCTCCCTGCCAGAAAGCATCGTCGCGATCGCTGGTACGGGCGAGCTTGAATACCTCCCCACCGGCTCGCCACAGCCAGTTGGCGCTGTCGGCGTAGCGCAGGGCCAGGGGAGAAGCATGCGCGCCCCAGCGGGCGCGGATCCTCATCCCATGCATAGAGGGAGGGGTGGGCGCCCGCATACTCCCGGTGTGGTTGGCAATGTCGGTGGAATCGACCCCATTCGGTTGCCTAGATGTTCCATACAACGGCGATTCCCTCCCTTTGGAGTCGATAAGCGGCTATCTTGAATGGGCGCGATGCGTATCTGGCCGGATGGCACGGTACGACAAGGATGGCCATCGAGGCCAACAACACGCAGGGAAACACAAGGAGCTGCACGCAATGAAGAAACTCATGGGCATCGGCCTTATCACGCTGACCACCGCACTCTCGACCCAGGCGCTCGCCGCCGGCGGCTGTGATGCACTGATCGATCGGCTCTCCGCCCAGATCCAGGGCAACGGCGTACCGGCTGCCGAGTTCACACTGGAGGCAGTGCCTGTCACTCAAGCTTCGCAAACACCGGGAGAGGTGATCGGTAACTGCGAGAACGAAACGCGCTTGATAGTCTACGCACGCCAGGGCCGTGACTACTCGCCCGGCAGCTCGAGCAGCTCGATGTATTCGGCGCCAACGGCGACGAACGCACAATCGAGCGGCGGGCAGACGGGCTCCTTCGAAGGGAACGTGACCAGCGATACGACCCCGCAGGGCACTTCTGACACCCCGACACCTGGTCAGGCACCCAGCGACTCGCTCGAGGCGGCCCCAGCGGCCGAGTGAGCACCATCAACGACGAGAGGCCGCGCTCGCGCGCGGCCTCTCGTTTTTTTTGACTTCACATCCGCGTTCAGGCGGGTTCGGGCGCCGCGTAGGAGCCGTCGGGGAGATGGCGCTCATTGCCGGTCAGCGGGGGATTGAACACGCAGAGCACGGTCATGCCCTTCTCCTTGCCGCGCAGCAGATGTTCGTCATGCTGGTCGAGCAGGTACATGTCGCCCTGCTTGATGGGCCATGTCTTGCCATCGGCGATGGTAAATACCTCGCCCTCGCCTTCGTAGCAGAACACCGCCTCGATATGATTCTTGTAGTGGATGTGCGTTTCGGTACCCGGATGGATCACGGTGACATTGTAGGAGAAACCGACCTTGTCGTCGGCACGCACCAGCCGGGTGCTCTCCCAATTGCCGTTTTCGGCGACCACATGACGATCGGTCTTACGGCACTCATCGAGGTTGCGAACGATCATACGCGCGCTCCTTGGCTTTTCGAGGATGGGGGAATCGAGGAAATAAAGAAGACACGGGCGCCGCTCGGGCGCCCGGCGAGGGAATCAACGCACCACTTGGTCGACGCTGTCCTTGAGGATGTCGAGGGCACGGGCGATCTGCTGGTCTTCGATCACCAGCGGGCACAGGCACTTGACCACCTGTCCCGCGTGACCGGAGGTCTCGATCACCAGGCCCTTCTCGAACGCGGCGCCTGTGATCTTGTCGGCCAGCTCGCCGCTGCCGACGTCGACGCCACGCATCAGGCCAAGCCCACGCTCGCGGGCGTCGATGCCTTTATCGCGCAGCCGCGCGGCGAGCTCCTGGAAGCCCTGTTTGACCAGTTCGCCCTTGCGCTGCACTTCGAGCTCGAACGAATCGTCGCTCCAGAAGTGCTCGAGCGCCTTGGCACCAGTAATCATCGCAGGGCTGTGGCCGCGAAACGTACCGTTGTACTGGCCCGGGCCCCATTGATCGAGCTCGCGACGCATCAGTACCTGGGCGAACGGCAGCCCGTAGCCGGAAAGCGACTTCGAGTTGGTGACGATGTCGGGCTTGATCCCGGCGTGCTCGAAGCTGAAGAACTTGCCGGTCCGACCGCAGCCCGCTTGGATGTCGTCGATGATCAACAGCATATCGTTGGCCTGGCAGATCTCGGCCAGGCGGCGCAGCCAGGGTGCAGAGGCGACGTTGGTGCCGCCCTCGCCCTGGACCACTTCGACGATCGCGGCGGCCGGATGATCGAGGCCGCTGGAGCTGTCGCCGAGCACCTTCTCGAGATAGTCCAGGGTATCGATACCCTCACCCAAGTAGCCGTCGTAGGGCATGAAGGTGCCACCGACCAAGGGCACGCCCGCGTTATCGCGGAACTTGGCATTGCCGGTGGTGGCGAGCGCGCCCAGGGTCACACCGTGAAAGCCATTGGTGAAGGCGACGATGTTGTGCCGCCCCTTGATCTTGCGCGCCAGCCGGATCGCCGCTTCGACCGCATTGGTACCGGTCGGGCCGGGCAGCTGGATCTTGTAGTCGAGGCCGCGCGGCTTGAGCAGCTTCTCTTCCACCGCCTTGTAGTAGTCGAACTTGGCCTCGGTCCACATATCGAGGGCATGGACGATATTGTCCTCGCTCAGGTAGCGAATCAGCGCTTCCTTGAGTACCGGATGATTGTGCCCGTAGTTGAGCGTGCCGGCGCCGGCGAGAAAATCGATGTAGCGCTTGCCGTCGCTGGTCTCGAGTTCGGCACCGCGCGCCTTGGTGAAGAGCGTGGGGAATGAACGTGAATAGGTGCGAACGTTGGACTCGATCTGCTCGAAATACTCAGTCTGCATGGTCAACGTAATGTCCCTCTTTGCCGTGATTCAGTCACTGTCGCAAGCGCCTTGCGCTTGCTCGGATGAACTTGATTGCCGTGTGGCGCAACCGTCCGCGTCGTCTTCCCTGACCGCTGGACGCGAGGCCCGAATGGGCAAGCTCAGATGCGGGCCGGGTCGAACGGACCGATCCGCACCAGGTGCTCGGGATTGTGTTCGCCACCGAGCTGCTCTTCGGAGAAATACTCCCGGCTGTTGAGCGGCGCCTGCCAGCGTGACGCGAGGCGCTTGAAAAGCCCCCAGGAGGCTTCGTTGTCAGGCGTGATGGTGGTCTCGAGATGGCGGATCTCGGCCTGCTGCGGGCGTTTCAGCACCGCTTCGACCAAACGCCGTGCAAGCCCGGTACCGCGAGCTTTCTCGCCTACCGCGACCTGCCAGAGGAAGAAGGTGTCGGACGCGTTGACTTTCACATAGCCGGAAACGAAGCCAACGATCTCACCCTCCTCGTCAGTCGCGACCGCGCAGCGATCACGAAACTGCGTCGCCAGCAGCAGGTAGGCGTACGGAGAATTGACGTCGAGGGGCGGACAAGCCCGCACCAGCTCGTAGATCCCCCAACCATCGTCGGTGGTCGGTGGGCGAATGAAAATCGGTTTTTCACTATTGATCACGTGCTCCGCCTGACCTGATTGCGCCAGCTGGGCTGAGGAGGTGAAGGACGAGTTCATGGCATCCATGTCGATGACACCTATCGGAATAAGTGGGCCCATAGTGTAACGGGATTGCCGGGCCCATTCAAATGAAGCGTTATCGACAAAGGATACTTCGATAAACCCAGGTTATTCACCCGCTGCGATGTATGTCTGCGATGCCACCTCGACGTTCTTCACTATAGACGCTCGAATGATGGACGCCCGGATGGAAATCGCTCGTATGTCCCGGCGTTTCGACCGCCCCAGGCCCAGGAATGGGAGCGGCACCGGCGCCGCAGGGTGCCAGCCGCCGGCGCCATTGCGTTGGCCGCTCACTGACCTAGCGCCGGGTGGCCTCGCGCAGGGTGACGAACTCCTCCGCACTGGTCGGGTGGATCCCGATGGTGCTGTCGAAGTCCGCCTTGGTGAGCCCCGCGGTCACCGCGATCGCAATCCCTTGGATCAGCTCGCCCGCATCGTGACCGACCATATGAGCCCCCACTACTTTGTCGCTGCCGTCGTCGACCACCAGCTTCATCAGGCAGCGCCCCGGATCGTCGGCCAGGGTGTGCAGCATCGGTCGAAACTTGGTGACGTAGATCCGCACCGCCTCGCAACGCTCGCGCGCCTGCTCCTCGGTGAGCCCGACGGTGGCCACGTTGGGCTCGCAGAACACCGCGGTCGCCACGTTCTGATAGTCGATCGGCGCAGGGGCAGTGTGCTCGAAGTGGATCGCTACCAGGCGCATCGCCTCGGCGATCGCCACCGGCGTGAGCTCGGGTGTGCCGATCACATCCCCAAGCGCGAGCACCGAGGGCGTGGCGGTGCGATAGCCGTCGTCGACTTCGAGCACGCCCCCTTCACCCAGGACGACTTCCAGGTTCTCGAGCCCGAGACCGTCGAAGTTCGGGCGCCGTCCAGTGGCGCCGAGCACCAGGTCGACCTCGAGCTCGGCACCGTCATCGAGCACCACCCGATCACCCTGCTCGCTCGCCTCGATCCGCGCGACGCTGTGACCGAAGCGGAAATCGACGCCCTTGCGCATCATCTCGTCGCGAACGAACTCACGCACTTCGTGATCGAAGCCGCGCAGGAACAGCTCGCCGCGATAGACCAGGGTGACCTCGACGCCAAGGCCGCTGAAGATGCTCGCGAACTCGACCGCGATATAGCCGCCGCCATAGATCGCCAGCCGCCTTGGCAGGCGCTCGAGGGAGAAGATGCGATTGGAGTCGAGCATTCGCTCGGCGCCGGGAAAATCCGGCCGCCAGGGCTTTCCACCCGTGGCGATCAGGATGCGCTCGGCGCTGACCCGATGCTCACCGATGCGAACGAGGTGCGGCCCTTCGATAAAGGCGTGCGCCTCGAACAGCTCGACGCCGGCATTCACCAGCAGATTGCGATAGATACCGTTGAGCCGCTCGATCTCTCGGGCGGTATTGTCGCGCAATCGAGACCATTCGAAGCTCGGCGACGGCGACAGAGACCAGCCGAAGCCCTCGCTCTGGCGAAAGCTGGTGGCGAAATGGGATGCATAAGCGTAGAGCTTCTTCGGTACGCACCCAACGTTGACGCAGGTGCCCCCCAGCCTGCTCTGCTCGGCCAGTGCCACTCGCGCGCCTTGCTTCGCCGCCATCCGCGCCGCGCGCACCCCACCGGAACCTCCGCCGATCACCACCAGGTCGTAATCATGCTTCGCCACCCTCGTTCTCCTCGAATAGTCGCCTGGTTGCCACTACCGCCCGACCGAGCCTTGGCCAAGGCCATGCCGGCGCGCAGTAGTGCCCGATGCACCGGGGCATCAGGGGGAAACCGACAGCGTACTACGCTGCTCGAACGCCGGGCCAGCGACGGCGATGATCGCGCAGCGCCAAGACAGTGGCATGACAAGCCCATCGCCGTGCCTGGCCCCCGGACCTCACCCCATCCCTGGACGAATCGCCGGCCTGACGAAGGTGTCGATCAACGCCGGGCGTGCTAGTGCCAGGTTGACGCATCGACGAGCCGAAGGGTAAAACGACCGCTCACCCCCGCCCGATCATTTGAAGAGTCACGCCCACCATGTGCGATGGACATCCTCACAAGTCGCTCAATATCGACGACCTGCTACGCCAGAACCGCGACTGGTCGAGCAAGATGCAGGCCGACGACCCCGATTTTTTCACTCGTCTCTCCAACCAGCAGCATCCAGAATTCCTCTGGATCGGCTGCTCGGACAGCCGGGTGCCCGCCAACCAGATCATCAACGTTCCCCCGGGCGAAGTGTTCGTTCACCGCAACGTCGCCAACGTGATCTACCACAGCGACATGAATGCGATGTCGGCGGTGCAGTACGCGGTCGAGGTGCTCAAGGTGCGCCATATCCTGGTCGTCGGCCACTACGGCTGCGGCGGCGTGCAGGCATCGATGACCTCACCGGGCAACAGCGGTATCGTCGATGACTGGCTGCATCCGATCCGCGACGAGTACATCCGCCATCGCGACGAACTCGCCCACCTCCCTTTCCGGGAGCAGGCCGATCGGATGTGCGAGATCAACGTGCGCATGCAGGTGCAGAATCTGGCCCGCACCAAACTTATCCAGCGCGCCTGGCTGAATGGCCAGCCATTGTCGGTTCACGGCTGGTGCTATAGCCTCCAGAATGGATTGGTCACCGATCTCGAGTGCACCATTTCCGGTTTCGACAAGGTTTCGCAGCTCTACCGGCTGGACTAGACGCCGCGTACGCCGCTCGCCCGACATTCTCGCCGTCTCTTCAATGGCGAGAATCGGGCGGACGGGAGAACTCTCATGCGCCTGGGCTGTCTTACTTGAGCCGGTACCCCACCCGGGGTTTCGCTTCCTCTAACACGACGGTCGCCGCTCCGATGGCTAGGACACTTTTCAACGCTGATTTCACTCCGCCGCGTTGGCTCAAGCACCGACACCTGCAGACGTTGGCACCCTACCTGCTGATGCGGGGCACCCCTCGTCACGAGACCGAGCTGCTCGATCTGCCGGACGGCGACTTCCTCGAGCTCGCCTGGACCGTGCCGGCGCCGAGCGATGCGCGTGCGCCGATCCTCGTCGTGCTGCATGAAGAGGAGGGATCGATCCGTCGCTCGCCTTGCGCCCAGGCACTGCTGTCGATGGCGGCCAGGCGCGGCTGGCGCGGGGTGCTGATGCACTTTCGCGGCTGCGGCAAGGTACCCAGCCGCCATCCCCGCGGTCACCATGCCGGGGATACCGCCGATGCCTACTGGTTCATGAGCATGCTCGGCAAGCGCTACCCGCACG is part of the Halotalea alkalilenta genome and encodes:
- a CDS encoding alpha/beta fold hydrolase; this translates as MNVNYITTQDGVQLYYKDWGPKNGPVVTFSHGWPLSSDSWESQMLFLASQGYRVVAHDRRGHGRSSQPWDGNDMDHYADDLASVIEHLDLNDVTLVGFSTGGGEVARYIGRHSTGRVKKAVLVSAVPPLMLKTEDNPQGLPIEVFDGLRQASLENRSQLYLDLASGPFFGFNRADAQPSQGLINSFWVQGMQGGHKNTYDSIAAFSATDFREDLQKFDIPTLVIHGDDDQVVPIDTSGRASAALISDSELIVYPGAPHGLTDTHKERLNQDLLTFLKR
- a CDS encoding sterol desaturase family protein — translated: MPMLFDAMIPAFIVIFTIVIMECIATAVHKYIMHGWGWGWHKSHHEQHDHVFEKNDLFALAFSALAIVLFIIGMYNWVIWWIAIGVTAYGAIYFLMHDVLVHRRWGPVYLPRKGYLKRIYQAHRLHHVKNTRTGCVSFGFIYAKPIDKLLKNLRIERKGHRSTRRR
- a CDS encoding polyprenyl synthetase family protein — its product is MTARATARPLPLQKFEDDLVATMWLGLDEGAEAIDSGHLIAALTHHINGGGSRIRARLAHHCALQLMIEEPDALRLAALCELLHSASLIHDDLSDHAQIRREVPSVNHAFGEDTALCLGDLFISAAYAMAARLERADLPLAALLQLIHRAITLTIHGQLSASLSSSKPKLEHSIAAACAKTAPLFSLALELPLLVAGERKAQPLARRACEHFALAYQLLDDLDDYDDDMALDPERGNGNLVRSFERELPGSAKEHATTLLHQCLGQASAEADLLPHGIGGGLKSAVQQLAATALHRTHQSAYA
- the crtI gene encoding phytoene desaturase family protein; this translates as MSRALVIGAGFGGMAAALRARAKGYEVTLIERCERLGGRAQVFEQDGYRFDAGPTVITAPFLIEELFSLFGERLEDSLEMIALDTWYAFRFPDGDRFAYGADMSRTEAQIARISPPDVEGYHRLMETSREIFELGFEQLAARPFDRFTTMTAQVPALLKLRSYKSVWGLVADHIKHQKLREAFTISPLLVGGHPFRTTSIYALILYLERKWGVHFPRGGTGALVDALASLITRQGITVRTGTTVRRILVRHGRAIGVELEDGERLEADEVISDVDPTYLYTQMLDVVAPSARLKLRVADYSMGLFVLYFGTNRQWPEIDHHTISLGPRYRGLLDDIFIHRRLAPDFSLYLHRPTATDASFAPAGHDAFYVLVPVPNLLGNVDWHAEKERFAERIIAALDATLLPGLRESLTVQFSMTPLDFEQRYLSRHGSGFSIAPRFRQSAWFRFHNRAEGLEHLYLVGAGTHPGAGVPGVLSSAKLVGELLPEAS
- a CDS encoding phytoene/squalene synthase family protein, yielding MNDQERVDADDALATLGRHGKSFRFASLLMPKRDAEDAARLYTVCRHIDDLADESEPTARPAALARLARIRQELTAGAAVTDPLAVVLHQLAERRGIDLDAADHLISAMISDAERPALIEDSAALIRYCYGAAGSVGVMMAPLVDAPRHAQPFAVDLGLAMQMTNIARDIAEDAAMGRRYLPASWVDGLSPERILTGREEPTIRAIVSSAMARLLDLAECYYASAAEGIQAIPGRNRVAIRVAAVVYRQIGLELAATQHNWWQGRMRIGIAGKLRCTLSDTLGRRGIRPRGVPHDPLLHRVIAGRPGCAAAPE
- a CDS encoding lycopene cyclase family protein, coding for MNLDAEVLILGGGCAGLSLAYRLANQPGSPTVILIEARRRYVNDRTWCGWRIEPHPFAHCLVTQWHTLRLRDTGREIEFNCADYPYEMIDAGCFYTSCLSRIDAAGHIERRVGRVAGVDAHRSHLEVSLENGSRLRGRWVVDTLPRPARLVAPWRWQDFAGLEVSSPRLEDTEPTLMDFSIKSEIAEPDQLDFLYRLPIAPGRTLFEWTRFARPASDPHLLEQALHRYLDQLLDGDYRVLRHEHGSLPMAPPSGRPSRAGGRHILAGAYAGAMRASTGYAFHAIQRWSDHCASALSRGEAPRPAPSRRAIAALDRIFMTALERHPPDAAALFCQLFERCPSDALVRFLAGHPSLSDVGRVINSLPKLPLLTAALASVVPNSKSPR
- a CDS encoding phosphotransferase, with amino-acid sequence MRIRARWGAHASPLALRYADSANWLWRAGGEVFKLARTSDRDDAFWQGAKALFGLDRWRVGPGLARSLDGLPMDLPMPPLPMRWLGRLDGAPLWAQPWCAGAPPEWTPGFAARLGQQCGRLHRRRANHFGCPLQPQHSLAQWPSRLQRYLGERLSHRRLPDGLARLIACEPARVTSAVPCLLDLRADQFVVGESGAFWIDWEALVWAPVEFDWALLEMVVPADCRAPFLTGYRHHGTPVPLGEHRTHCRAALFAMGALGELSWEQTTSIAPWTDELA
- a CDS encoding DUF1161 domain-containing protein; this encodes MKKLMGIGLITLTTALSTQALAAGGCDALIDRLSAQIQGNGVPAAEFTLEAVPVTQASQTPGEVIGNCENETRLIVYARQGRDYSPGSSSSSMYSAPTATNAQSSGGQTGSFEGNVTSDTTPQGTSDTPTPGQAPSDSLEAAPAAE